In the Euwallacea fornicatus isolate EFF26 chromosome 30, ASM4011564v1, whole genome shotgun sequence genome, TCCTGATGTCTCTCTCTTCTATAGTGTTGTACACCTGACCTTCTAGGATTAGATGAAATGACGTGGAATAGTCTTGCAGCTCTCGAGAGCTTTGAACTCGATTTCGCCGGACAATTTTCGAGAgacacatttgaaaaattccctccgtcgatatctcgggaaTTCGTGGAACAGTTGATTACTTAAAAACACTCGGATCAATTTCGTTTTCACCTAATTTCAAATCGATTCAATTTTAGCAAAATCCTGATGGAACTTACGACTTTAGCGGCCTCAGCGACACCCTAAGGCAATTCTTCGTGGTAAACAAATACCCCAATTTCCCCTCGATCTAAATCATGCGATATTCAATGGTTTTAGGGCGGTTCGGACGGAGGAGGCTCAGACATCGGCTCCTTCGTGGGAGGACTCGTAGGGGCTGCGATCAAGGGCCTCGCAAACCCCCCTGGCGCTGTACGTGTGCAATGTCGCTTATCTTAAGTCACACCCTGTACTGCGATAGCAAAGCAGCAAAAAAGAGCACAGTTTATTAGTCATGgattaattgattattactagtatgtattttttagaaaGGAGCAGGAATTCTCGCAGGGAAGGTGGTGACCGGGGTCCTGCCAGCCTTGAGTGGCCCGGTGAGTACTACTTTTAGAAGTGACTGGTCATAGTTCCTTAATAATCCTGATTTGCGGTTTTCCGTCTCTTTTTCTATCGGCTCAAAGCTGCATttagcgataaaaaaataataacaaagttgATAATTAGGCTGATTCCTATCACGTTCGTTTTTACCTCTTTCTCACATACCAACAAGTATCCAATTGCAACATTTACCGTTAtgattgtttattgttagtgaACCAGAGGGGGTGTAAGATTTATGATTATTTGAAATGTCGACGTTAAATTTGTAACAGTATTGAGCAACTGGACAAAGCGGCGAACTGATTTTTTCATTGATAAAACCTTCACGATCTCAATTACTACAGGGCAGGATTTGGCGTCATCAACCATAAGGGAATAGTAATTATCTTACCCGAAATAGGTTGCTGCATGATAAACAGTTTCGGGACTATTCCGCAATTACATAACAAATAGGTACAAGGCAAAACGCGGTTTTGGCCAAAAAAACAGCTACAGGATATGAATATATTGCTGACACACCTTCATAGCGGTGATTTCAGGAAACGGACTGATTTTAGAACGTTTTTATGCCACTTTCAGGGTCAGTACGAGTATTGGTGGAACTGAACTACTGTTCACCCAATAAGTCTCCagaaataattacttttccTTGTTCTTGCTATTTGGCACTAACCATGACGACCATTTTCACACCGCTTTCAGGCACCCTCAGATGACACCGACAGTGGCACTGAAACCAAGCCTGCGCCTGCCCTGGACTCTGGATCCTTCGTAATTGGTTTCCTAAAGCCGTTCCTGGCAGGCAGTGGTGGAAACGGAACGGTCGggaaaaaatcctttttgtgTTATGAATTTGCATTGAACTCAGGTGTTTTCAGGGTGGGGATAAGCCCTCAAAATTCACTGTGATCAAAGCGGTAATATCGATGGCCACCGGCCTGGTCCAGTCTTTTGTAGCTGCCTCATCTTCTTCTAAATCGTCAGATTGGAACGATTGAAGTATTTTAGAGTAAAGAAATAAGATTATGTAAATGGTTaagaatatattatattttcatacGCCGAAATATCACCAAAGCCTTTGTGGTTTTTCTTATATATAGGATGTTAGAAAATCCCGAACCTCATTGCAAATTTCTAACGTTGAGCCTGAGCTAAAGCTGAGAGATAAGCCTTGAGGCATAAGGCGCAAACTGACAGAGAAAAAATGCACTCCCTTTTTCCTACGAGCGTGCGGTAAGTTGCGTTGCCGTACGCATTTACACAAACAGCTACTCTTGTCTTGGGAGTCGAAACATTTTACGATTTTCGACTCTTAGACGTGCCACTGGAGAATCCTCTTTTAGGCCGAGCTATTGCGAATTTCtcgtaaaaaaaacattaattttcacGTAAGTGCGGGAAAACAGGGACGTCTCTCATCGCGTCCGAAGCATAGGACCAGCGCAAAGTCAAAAAGCACGTGTTACGCCAGTGCGCTTAACTCCATTGGACAGCAGTTGGACATAACGTCCCACCTCCACCATAGACAACGAGCGTTGGATTTTCTTAACGAAAACAGAGGCGTAACACTGGAAAACCATCCTAGCTGTCCGACCTCAACATACAATCGAAACTTCACGtacaaatatctcaagaactgCAAGTAACGCGTTTCTGGAAGAATTTTTTGCGCTTCATGGATTTTTCCGTCCAAGTTGAGGCCGATGGCAAGACAATCCCTCCACAGTTGAAGTCATGAATAACCTTTCCAATGATCAGACATTCAATAGAACAAATCTAGAGCGAAAGTAAATAGCCGATGTTCGCGGATGACATTGAATTTAAAAGAGAGAGTGACTCGACAACAACCTGACACATGAGGTCGCAGTATTTACCGAAGAAATTCGGTCTGGCTGCAGTGGTTTTCCTGGGAAATTTCGCGATTTTTGGACTACCCCTTTAGCGAGTGTGAATAGTGCGTATTAGTTAGACCTGAAAGGGGCTCGAGGCGACCAGTCAACGAGGTGAGTCAGTCGAATATTCTCTCTTTTTCTGCCTAGGAATTTGCCAATAAAATGTCCGAATTAAGTTTGCAGCTTAATTCAgacatttttaacttaaagGTATTTAGGTTTCGTGCAATCGGGTAGACAAAGCGGTTCTGTAGTAGGCAACGTTCGGTCACCACTTAAGGTCAATAGTAGGCTTAGTCGCTTGGTCGCATTGGGTGAAGGGgagatttttttcgttaagAACGGGTAACAGGATATTAAGAGTTACGTCAGCGGTACCACTCAAATGGACTTGGAAACTATAGAAGTTACGACCCAGCGAGACCCATTGCGTTGCCCGATTatcaaatgaatatttccaaatggACGGGAGGAAAAATGAAGATTTCAAGCCAGCAATTACTCTTTCCTCATGTGCACCTCTCGCCATAGTTGCGATACCAATTAAAGGCGATTAAACCGAATTTGGACAGCGGTTTCTTCATACTGCCTTATCAATTGCCGGTTCACATAACCAACAGGCCCATTTTCCATGTCGACGAAGTGCCAATTTCTCAATAAACACCGAATATTATTGATAATTCTTTAATTGAGAAGTACTGCAATAGtgaaattattagaaattcggTTGACAAGCGTACGCCGTTCGCGTGTTGAGACATGGATAATGTCATGGAGATCTATTAGCAATTAACACGGGTGATAAGCGGTTTGCCTTTGATTGGCCTTTACTAGTTCACTAGTGTTACGCAATCGGACATCGATGAAATTCGGTGCTTCGCTTGCGCGAAAATTTCGGGAAAAATCGGCGGAAGTTTCCACTGAAAAGGTTTACGTAACGGTTCGTCGATAAGGGGGTTTGTGgcacaaaaacattaaaacttCCTAAAAAATGCTgcacaaaaaattaacttagTCACTCAACGCGCCATTTCCCTTCCATTCACTACGAACGCCTTGTCCAAGTCTTGCCATTCTACCACATAATCATGATAATTATCTTCTGTCTGTTACTGATTGATACaactttttattcaattttctattataatATACTAGTGTTTATCTAACTTTTAAGGTCAAGGTTAcccttatttttcaattataatcAACCGCGAAAGTATTATTCCTTTCCTCTTGGCGGTTTTTGGCAAAGCCACATTGCCCAATAACTACCTTCTATTTATCGCCACTTAATTGCTGCTTAAAATCGGCTATTAAACGCTAATTGGGCCAAATTTTTCGCATAATCAGTGCACCAACAATTAACGCATTTTCAAATCTCAGCAGTCCGGCACGTTGGTCTTACCCATCAGCCTCCGGGGATTGCTCGGCCACTTCATCCCGCGGACTTTGCTAGTTCCATAATGTTCCATTATCGTCTTCTGCGGCGGCACTTGGAGACGCTGCAGCTAATTGCCGGCCTGAGAAAATTAGCGCAGGAACTTAATTTCCCAACTTGTGCAACAAtgatgtttcattaaaaaatcggcTAAGTGTGAAACCGAATCTGGAAGGctcaaatttgcataaaacgtttattaaatttgtgttcTATTTAGTgcgaatttgaataattacttGCCCTGCTTAGGCAAGTATTATTGTAATCGGGGGATTTTTGTTAATCAGGGTTTGAAGCAATTAATCGCGCAACCCACGAGCAATCCACGAGGTCGATTTTCCAGCCATTAGTCGAAAACCTTGGTTTTAAgcattcttcaaattttgccaATATTTCGGGGACCCGCTAGACAACTCCCTCACGTGCCACCTCGACCGCCACCTGAGGCTAATTTCCGGAAGTCCCAAACGCGCGTCCAGTTAACGCCCCTTTAGCAACCACTCCAACCATCAATGCTGAAGGGAGATCGGCGGTGTTTGAGAATTTCAGCGACACGAGGTATATTTTACCTGTGATGTTAGGATAGAGtggttatttcaaattaaaaaattactcttcGAAAAGTTCACTATCTACGAAAAACCCGGAAAATGACCCGGTGCTGCATAGAAATCACATTCGGCGATGGAAAAGTAGCAAGCGCTAATGCCAAAAATAGAGTAAAGCAGCGAATATTGTGCCGACAATGCTACGAAAAATGCTGCCTCAGGAAAAAGTCACTGTATATATACCAatacactttatttttaaaaatttagcaaCTCAAGGAACGCAGGTCTTTCTTCCCTGTGTATACCAAAGCGCGTGTAAGGAGCACCTGCCGAGTGTTCCTGCAAAAGGTTTTACATACTTCCCAACACCGCCAGGATGTGAGATTGTCGAAATTTGAGCTAGAAATGTCCCATGCTGAAAGGACTACACCGATGACCCAAGCTGAGAGCCATTCGATCATATTACACCGCATTTGACAATACCAGAAGTGGCCGCGCAGTTCCCAATATAAGAGCAATAACTATTATGAAACCATTCTCTGCTGAATTGCACAAACCGCACCGACTCCCCAGCTGCCCCCATCATCCCCCCAACCATTCGGGTTGCAACCACACGACCTCGCCGGGTTTCGTTCGAGATCGCTCGTTTGTTTCTCGGCCTCCTTCGACCTACATACGTTCTTTGAAATAAGCTCTTTTACGTTCGACACGCCGCATTCACCAGTTAAGAGCCAGCACCGCATAGTGTAAGACGCCATAttgctttttttgtttttatcttATCAGTAGAGCTTATCAGAGCCCCCTTCTGTCCCCCTCCATCCAGCCGTTTGGGTGATACTGGCCGCCCGCGCGGAAGAGTGCCTGCGACATTCGTTTGTTTTGGTTTGACAGTTGGTTGGTGCTCGTCAAGTGGTAACACGAtccgtttttttgtttcgtatcttttttgtttttcggtAAACTTATTTGGTGATCTTATTACGAAATAATACTATTAGATAGATTTAGGTTAGGAGTTTTTTTATGGCTCGACTCGCGGCCGCTTCCCCTAATTTTTGCATTGTTGACCTTTTACATTTCCTCTATTTGTATTTCTATGTGCCTCCTTTCGAATTGACAATTGATCCTAGAAATCGAAACGACAACTGTGgcaggaaaaatattacgttaGGCGGTAGCACCCGCGCTCGGTACCTACATTTCTCGTGGGGGCGGGGATCGGCGCTCAGTTTCGCTTTgccaaaacatattttgtcagaaaatattttctttccaaCGCTTTAAATTGAACATTAAACATCTCGGATCTAAGTTCGCTCGTTATCGGACCGAATTTTGACTAACGAAATTAGCATTCAAACCTGTAATATGCCGTatgaaatattctttttaatgGGCAGAAATAACCTCGGATCACTTTTACTTTCCGTGCAAACTGGTTTGCCGTAATTTCATTAAGAAAGATATTCGAATTCTTGCCATTTTCGCAGGTGTTAAGCGTGGACGCCGTAAGATTAGCAAGCACATAATTTCTATCGAAATGTTCACTTTCCCGGTAATGACGTTAATCTGACGTATGACGTTAAAAGTGACAGGATAGCTGAGGCGCATGATATTATCTTTTAACTAACAGGACAGTTATTCGCTGttataaaacaatttgtttcaCCCTTGAATTTATCAGTGGGTGCAATGGGGTAAGGGCCAAATAATCAACGTGTGGTTAACTTTAACTGAAGATTAATTTTCGTAGACACGTACAAAGTTTAGgtgatatttttgatttccaTTGCAACTAGCTTTTCTCTATTAAATTGATgattttggtaaatattttcgtaaagTCTCAGAAACCAAGTGCAATTTGGAAACACCTTTTGCGGTATACTGAAAGTCCCAGAAAATGATATCTTTATCTCACTTAACCGATTTTGCAACTCTCATCGTTTCGGAGATACCTTTTATTCGGGTATCCAAATGTGACTCCCTGTACATACAAGTTAAAGTTACGCTTAATCAGTACCTTAAGATAGATAAGCATGCGGATGACGGCGTAAATCAACTTACTAATTTTTCTGTGATAATTGAATAATCGTGGTTGACCTAAATTAGCCGGGAGTATCTTTTGCCAGACAGCAACCGATCTAAATGATATTTCAATGTCCCTAAATAAGACCGAATTACCGGTGGTCCAGTCAATGTCCCGACAGAATAAAATTCGAGCTAACTTGAAGTTCTccctaacccgaactaacctgcaAATAACCCGAACTAATCCGATTCGTATTTCGACTGCAcaaaacctgaactaatccCGAATAACATGAACGCTCTTAAACTGGCAATTTCTCCATTCCAGAACAATGAAGCAACAGCTCTGGTCAATCGCCCTCCTGGTTTGTCTGCTGGCCATACTGACCGGAACAGAATGCCGGACCTTGACCAAAAGATCTGCGGCCGTTGATTCTGGACCCGTAAGTATTCACGAGACAATGATTTGATTAGGCACCTTGCCCAATAAGCGTGACATCGTTCTCCGAATTCTGACAACCATGACCCTAAATTGACTCGAGTTTCGTCGCATTTTAATCACCTTTAAGTAATGACGACGACGGTGCGTGTGTGTAAATTTCAATGGTCATCCCTGTAAGTTCGTACAGAGGTACATGAGAGGAAAATGTCGCGGGTATGCAGGTTACACAACCGAAAAGTTCGCACGCAATCGAATTGATAATTATTAGATTGTTCTTGTTAGTGGAAAGTAACAACCTTCGTCGACGAGAAAAAACGTCAAGTTTCGGCCTCCAATTCGAAGACAGTTTGGACTGGAGTTGCAGGAAAACTGCAAGCAATTTATTCTAAATTTCACGCTCGTTAACTGGTTGTGTGTGCGGTCATTATACAGTGGTTCCGAAAATTACAAATGCTAACAAAGAAAGTAAAAGTGGTGAAGATCCTTGCATAATCAGTCACGTTTCGATGTAAGCCATCGATAGATGCCACTggcaaaatttattgttttaaacgtATGATCTTTATCGGGCTTCGTTACGTAAGCAGATGGAGATCTCGAAGCAATTTCCCCCGGTTTTGTTGCGTCTTTACGCACAGATCGGAACTTTTCATATTTCACTCGAAGAGAAAGTGCGCAGCGTTCTCACCAATTAAACAATATTACATTAATACTGCAAGGCTGGCAATCTATAATGCAAATTTGCACCGAGACCACACCAAACATACCATTAACATGCCTACCATTGCAGGAACCTAACCACCTAGATCACTATAAGGATAAGAAAAAGGTAGAAGTAGTTTTCGGAGTTAAGGACGCAATTTTAGGATTTGTGTTCGATGTAAGTACCCCCGGATAATGTCCGTTCGTTCGCAATTTCCTTGATCGTCtgttagaaaatcaacaaatttatcGACCAAAAAACCGACTGGATCGATCACCTGGACAAGCAAAACA is a window encoding:
- the LOC136348018 gene encoding uncharacterized protein isoform X1 — encoded protein: MKQQLWSIALLVCLLAILTGTECRTLTKRSAAVDSGPEPNHLDHYKDKKKVEVVFGVKDAILGFVFDKINKFIDQKTDWIDHLDKQNILKNKAHGIEPPKDPVVSLSSILSGAIGSKLEAAAPLLNIVTSKLGSGSGSGSNHGGFNFGQLLGGHK